One Archangium violaceum genomic window, GGCCCTGCTTGTACATCTGGATGAGGCGCTCTTCGAGGACGCGCGCCTTCACCATCAGGTCGTGCATCCGGACCAGGAGCTCCCGCTCGAGCGGAAGCGAGTCTTCTTCGCGATTCAGGAGGCGGGGTTTTGGCACGCGCGTCTCTCTCGTCATGGGTGGGAATCGGCGGCCCCCCTATAGCGCAAAGGTGCCCCGGAATCTCCAACGCCCCCGAGGATGAAATGTCCATCGGACATGCCGCGCTGCGGCGTAGGCGGAGGCCTCGTCACGAAGCGTTCACACCTGGCACGAGTCGTTACACGGACGTGCCGGGAGGGCTGTTCGAAGCCAGCAGGCGGGCTGATGGGGGCGGGTGACCGGCCCGCGCGTCTCTCTCCTAACGGGAGCCCTCGCGCGTCGCTGGTGGCTCCGATGGGGGTTGCTCCCCGGGAGGGGGATCGGGCTGGGACTCCACGTCCCGCAGGGGGACCAGCCGCGAGAGCAGCGGCCCTCCGTGCTTGAGGCGCGCGATGCGCTGCGAAGGGTAGATGCCCCGCTGCCCCGTGAGGAGGTAGGCGGTGACGGTGACGATGACGACGTGGGGGAGGACGCCCGCCCCGAGCAGCTCCACGGCCATGAGGGACAGGGCCAGCGGAGTGTTGGCCGCGGCCCCGAAGAGCGCGGCGAGCCCCACGCCCGCCGCCAGGTCCAGCGGCAGACCGAGCAGCCGGGCCAGCACGTTGCCGAGCGCCGCGCCCACGAAGAAGAGGGGGGTTACCTCGCCCCCGAGGAAGCCGGCGCTCAGCGTGATGGCGGTGAAGAGCAGCTTGAGGGCGAAGGCCTCGGACGGAAGGGTGGGGTCCACGAAGGAGCGTTCGATGGTGGGCACGCCCAGGCCGAGGTAGTCGCTCGTGCCCACCCCCTTCCAGAGCACGACGATCAGGGCCCCGCCCAGGGCCATGCGCAGGGGGAGGGATGGGACGCTCTTCTCCAGCCGCTTCTTGAGGAAGTGGACCAGCTCCACGAACACCACGGCCACCCCCGCCACCGCGACACCGAAGACGAGCCACTTGCCGAGCACCCCCGGCGTGAGGGGCAGCGCCGCCGGCGTGGGGTACACCGTGTGGTGGATGCCGAGCGAGCGGGTGACGAGGTCCCCCACCACCGAGGCCACCAGCGCCGGGACGAGGGCCTCGTAGCTCATGCGCCCCACGCAGACGACCTCGAGCCCGAAGACGGTGCCCGCGATGGGCGTGCCGAAGACGGAGCCGAAGCCCCCGGCGATGCCGGCGGCGAGCAGCTCGCGGCGGGTGTCGGGCGACACGCGGAAGCGGTGCGCCACGGCGTCGGCGAGGCTCGCCCCCATCTGCACGGCGGTGCCCTCGCGCCCGGCGCTGCCTCCGAAGAGATGGGTGAGCACCGTCCCCAGCAGCACCATGGGCGCCATGCGCACGGGAATCTGCTTGTCACCTTCGTGCACCGTGTCGATGACGAGGTTGTTACCGCCCCGGATGGGGTTTCCCCATCGGGCGTAGAGCGCACCGAGGACGAGGCCCGCCAGCGGCAGGGTATGGACGATGGCCTCGTGCGAGGTCCGGAAGTGCGTGGCCTGATCCAACAAATACAGGAACACCGCCGAGGCCACGCCGCACACGGCACCCACCACGGAGCCGAGGGCGAGCCACTGCCCGAAGGAACGCGCGCGCTTGTTCAGGGACACCGCCAGCCCTGTAGGGTTTCCAGGGGGACGGGTCAATCCCGAAGGACCTCACTACCAGCGAAGTTCCGCCCGGACCCGTCGCGAGTCCACCCCTCTGTGTTCCAACAGGGGGGACTCGCCTGGCAGGAAAAGTGCGCTAGAGTCGCGGCCTCTCAGAGTCCGATAGCCGTCGCGCTCCCCCCCAAGCGCCGAACAGAGTCCTGCCTTGTCCAACGCCCCTCTGCCCTCCCAACCCCCCCCTGGTGGGCCGGTCGAGCATCCGGAGTCTACCCTTACCGGTACCGCCACCCGTGTGGCGGGCACTACCTCGACGACGCTCTCTCCCCTCTATCCAGAGATGACGGGCACCATCGTGGCCCCCCTGGAAGCCGGCGAGCTCCCCGATGTGGCCGCCATCCGCGGGCTCCGGTTGGATCAGCTCCTCTTCGTCACCACCGGCGTGCTGGTGGGCGTCATCGTGGGCCTGCTCGCCTCCGTGGCCTGGGTGTCCACCAAGTCCCAGTTCGAGGAGACGTCGGGGCGCTTCACCGAGCAGGTCCAGAACCAGGCCACCGAGCTCGGCCAGACGCTCAGCCATACCCTGTCGCTCACCTCGGCCACCTCGCTGCGCGACAACAACTACGCCTTCCTCTCCGAGGTGGCGCGCTCCATCATCGCCGACAACCCCAACATCCTCCGCGTGCAGATCTACGACGCGGACAGCCAGCTCGCGGCGGACTCGTCGCCGGAGGCGAAGCTGGGCACCTCCACCGAGCGCAAGCCGGAGCGGCGCTGGGCCAGCGCGCTCTACCAGGGCAAGCCCATCATCGAGTACCAGGAGCCCATCGACTACGGCTCCCAGAGCGGCCAGGGCGTGGTCGTCATCAGCTATTCGCTGGAGTCCCTGCAGAAGCAGCTCCACGAGCTGGAGACGTCCAAGCAGGAGTCGCTGCGCCGCAACACCACCACCATGGCCGGACTGGGTGTGGGCTTCCTGCTGGTGGCCGGTGTGCTGGTGGCCATCCAGAGCCGCCGCATCACCCGGCCCCTGGGCGTGCTCACCGGCAAGGTGATGCAGCTGGCCGCTGGAGACCTGGGCGCGCGCGCCGAGGTGGTGCGGGGCGCCGGGCGCGAGGTGACCACGCTCGGGGTGGTGTTCAACCACATGGCCGAGCGCATCAACGTGCTGCTCGAGGACGTGCGCGCCAAGGCCCAGCTCGAGCGCGACGTGTCGCTCGCGCGCACCGTGCAGGAGACGCTCCTTCCCGGCCGCGAGGGCTTCCAGGCGGGCCCGCTGCGCATCGCCGGCCTCGTCGTCACCGCGGACGCGTGCGGCGGCGACTGGTGGACGCGCGCCGCCCTGGATGATCGGCGCGTGGTGATCGGCATCGGCGACGTCACCGGCCACGGCCTCGCCACCGCCCTGGTGGCCACCAGCGCCACCAGCGGCTTCGCCGCGGCCATGACGATGCGCCCGCCCGCGGAGATCTCCGCCCAACTCCTCATCACCTCGCTCAACGTCACCATGGCCCACGTGGGCCGGGGCGAGCACCAGATGTCGAGCGCGCTGGCCGTCATCGACGTGCAGACGGGCGTCATCGACTACGCGAGCGGCGGCCACCCCAGCCCCATCGTCTTCAACCGCAATACCCGCCAGGTGGCCTCGCTGCCGGCGCGCGGCGCGCTGCTGGGCGCCTCCGCCAGCTCCCAGTACGCCTCGCGCCAGGCCCAGCTGCGGCCCGGTGACGTCATCGTGTGGTACACGGACGGCCTCACCGAGTCCCGTGACGCCAGCCAGAAGCAATACGGTACCCAGCGCCTGGCCTCCGCCCTCCAGGTCAACGCCCACCTGTCCGCCGAGGCCCTGCGCGATGCCATCCTGGCCGATGCGCGTGCTTTCAGCGCCGGCCTCAAGGCGCAGGATGACATCACCGTGGTCGTCGCCGAGTTCAGCCCCGCCTCCCCATGAGTCGCATGAGACGCCTCTTCCGACCCCCCGTCCGCCGCCTCGTCGCGGCCCTCGTCGTCGCGCATTCGCTCGCCGGAACGGCCGCGTTCGCCCAGTACCGCCCACCCCCTATGACCGAGTCGCAGCGGCTCGTCCGGGAAGGTGAGTCGGCCCAGGTGGACGCCAGCGCCGCCGCCGCCTCGGGCGACAAGAAGCGCGCCGAGACCAAGTACCGCAAGGCCCTGGAGCTCTTCGAGAAGGCGCTCGCCGCCGAGCCGACCTCCGTGCCGGCCGCCGCGGGCCTGGGCGCCGTGGGCCTCGCCCTCCAGGACTACGCCCGCGTCGCCGAGCGCCTGGCCCCGGTGTACGCGGCCAACCGCGACTCGCTCGACCTGGCCTATCCGCTGGGCATCTCGCTCTTCAAGCTCAAGCGCTACGAGGAGGCGGTGCCGGTGCTGCAGCAGGTGACCGTGGCCAACCAGCCCGAGCACCTGCTCGTCCACTACTACCTGGGCAGCTACTACGCCCTCATCGCGATGGATGGTGACGCGACGGTGGCGGAGCTGCAGGCCTACCTGGCCCAGCGCCCGGAGCGGATCGCCGGCAACGACCATCAAATCCACGAGCTGCTCGGCCGCGGCCACCTGCTGAGGAACGACCCGGCCGCGGCGCGCCTGTCCTTCGAGCGGGCCCAGGTGGGCCGGGCCGAGTCCGTCTCCATCCAGATGGGGCTGGGCGCGGTGCTGGAGCTGGAAGGCAAGCTGGCCGAGGCCATGGCGCTGCTCGAGGGCCTCACCGTGCGCTTCCCGCAGGTGCCCGAGGTCCGCGAGCGCCTGGGGCGGCTGTTGCTGGAATCGAAGGATCTGCCGCGCGCCGAGGTGCAGGCGCTGGCGCTGGTGAAGCTGGGCGGCACGCCGGCGGCGCACATGCTGCTGGGTGACGTGCGGCTGGCCCAGGGCCGTCCCGCCGAGGCGGAGACCGAGTACCGCAAGGTGCTGGAGCAGGTCCCGAACGACGTGACCGCGCAGATCGCCGTGGGCATGGCGCTGCAGCAGCAGGGCCGCAACGAGGAGGCCATCTCCTTCCTGGAGGGCGCCGTGCAGTCGGGCGCGGACAGCCTGGAGCTGTGGG contains:
- a CDS encoding SpoIIE family protein phosphatase; the protein is MTGTIVAPLEAGELPDVAAIRGLRLDQLLFVTTGVLVGVIVGLLASVAWVSTKSQFEETSGRFTEQVQNQATELGQTLSHTLSLTSATSLRDNNYAFLSEVARSIIADNPNILRVQIYDADSQLAADSSPEAKLGTSTERKPERRWASALYQGKPIIEYQEPIDYGSQSGQGVVVISYSLESLQKQLHELETSKQESLRRNTTTMAGLGVGFLLVAGVLVAIQSRRITRPLGVLTGKVMQLAAGDLGARAEVVRGAGREVTTLGVVFNHMAERINVLLEDVRAKAQLERDVSLARTVQETLLPGREGFQAGPLRIAGLVVTADACGGDWWTRAALDDRRVVIGIGDVTGHGLATALVATSATSGFAAAMTMRPPAEISAQLLITSLNVTMAHVGRGEHQMSSALAVIDVQTGVIDYASGGHPSPIVFNRNTRQVASLPARGALLGASASSQYASRQAQLRPGDVIVWYTDGLTESRDASQKQYGTQRLASALQVNAHLSAEALRDAILADARAFSAGLKAQDDITVVVAEFSPASP
- a CDS encoding chloride channel protein; protein product: MSLNKRARSFGQWLALGSVVGAVCGVASAVFLYLLDQATHFRTSHEAIVHTLPLAGLVLGALYARWGNPIRGGNNLVIDTVHEGDKQIPVRMAPMVLLGTVLTHLFGGSAGREGTAVQMGASLADAVAHRFRVSPDTRRELLAAGIAGGFGSVFGTPIAGTVFGLEVVCVGRMSYEALVPALVASVVGDLVTRSLGIHHTVYPTPAALPLTPGVLGKWLVFGVAVAGVAVVFVELVHFLKKRLEKSVPSLPLRMALGGALIVVLWKGVGTSDYLGLGVPTIERSFVDPTLPSEAFALKLLFTAITLSAGFLGGEVTPLFFVGAALGNVLARLLGLPLDLAAGVGLAALFGAAANTPLALSLMAVELLGAGVLPHVVIVTVTAYLLTGQRGIYPSQRIARLKHGGPLLSRLVPLRDVESQPDPPPGEQPPSEPPATREGSR